Within Tenebrio molitor chromosome 3, icTenMoli1.1, whole genome shotgun sequence, the genomic segment GTTACGTGAAAAGAATGTTGGAACTAATTGCAACAGTCATAAGAATTGTCATGGGATACTttctgattaaaaaaaaagaacgcTGTTTGTTtacttattaaaaaacagTAAGTATGACAATCTGGTTTGAAAATGCTGCAGAGGATGACCTCAATTAACTGTGCGAATTCCAAGGTAAGTTACAATATGAGTTCGGaacaattctttttttttaattataaagttCAAAATCCATCAATATAATACCTTACCCTTCACAAACAAGGCCtctaaaaaatctttcttattatacctgaaacataatccctgtttttgacactaaaatgcgtgcgaaaaagggcctttaaaacgctaaagctttaagggttgcttaggtaacaacaaattcagatacattttgaacaatgataaatagacatttattgaaaagaaaaggtatttcaatttacttttttgttataattttcacattgtagtgcaggtatagtaaaaaatAGCGCTACGCTaggcgtcgtgctcttaaattCAGTTTTCGCACACCTGCCTGGTTTAAAAAAGTACTTAATCGTTCATTGTAGCTACACTAAgcaaaacataaaattatctgaattgttttgatttatcatataataaaaataaataaaacaatgaaaactgTCTGTATTTTTTCGCTGTGGTGATAATGGCTAATCTTGACAGATTAGAGAACATGATCTATTTCAAGagaaaagttttaaataacacctcaaaaactcattttcttgaaaataattgtttaatataaaGTCTAGTTCATTACTGCCCATTCACTAGGTAAAAAGTAAAGTTAGCAGAGTTTCAACCACGACATTTTATATTGTTAAGATTACaagaatttaatgaaaaagtaaTTACGaagcaatcaattttaaataaaaagttgtcAGTCTCGCAACAGTGTTATGTCTACAATACTAGGTTTAAAGTTAACACCAAAtgtttcaataatttgaataaataaatttatgcaaaatggatttttttttaaattagtctGCAATTATTGCCAACACTATTCAAAATTGATGTGGGTAAAATTATTCTTCATGACGTTTTATCATTAGTACGAAAGAAAAAACATACAGGTTTAATATCAAACATTTATGTTAACAAGTTGTTTTTCAGTTCGTATCATTACCTACTCGTTAATTTCCTTAAAATTAATGCTCTATGACAATAAAGAACAGGATGTTACAtaaatatcgagcgatcaaattaatttgtaatcgagtcatccatggatttgaattgatatgtcgagatctaacctgtgtttcgcGCTGCgattattggagcgtggaatttaagtaacgacatacgatttcggattcatggataactcgattacaaattaatttgatcgctctttacatGTCGTTACatgttaaattttgtttttagatAAATCAGGGAAATCATtggaaaatgtttaataatacGCAAAGCTCTACACTAGCCATGCAACATGTTTGTTATACGCAAAACAAGTTGACATTTTCTTGACATTTTTGACAAGTATTTCAACTTCAAGATGTCTGAGGATAGCATTTCAATTGACGAGGGTCAAGCAGTGAAGGGGCCGAAAGAGTTCATCGTTGAGGAACTTTCAGACAGTGAAGACTCTTCAGTAGCAGAGTAATGTAAAAGTGTGCAGATTTCTTCACGctgtgacaaatatttttagaacttCGTCGGAAGATGAACAGAGAGAACGGCCAAAACCCGAAATCCCCCCCGAATATTGGCACATCCAAAAGCTAGTGAAATACATGAAATCGGGAAATCAGACTGCAACAGTGATATCATTATGTTGCCTAAAAGACCACGATCTGACAACGGAGATCAACCAAATGGCCATACAAGTACGACACGGTCTGCGAAAACCAtttctttatgaaaatcatttCAGGATATTGGTGGTTTGGAAGTGTTGATAAATCTGCTGGAAACCAAAGACTTGAAGTGCAAACTGGGTTCATTGAGTGTCTTGAGCGAGCTCTCTTTAAACGAACAGATACGTCGGTGCATCACAGATTTGGGAGGAGTCTCTCTTCTAGTCCAGAATCTCACTGATCCCGCCAGAGACTTACAGATTTTAGTTGCAGAGACGATCTACAACGTGGCCCAAATAAGAAAGGCGAGAAAACACGTGAGGAAGTTCAACGGGATACCGAAACTGGTCGACTTGTTGGACGTCAACGAGAACTGTTTGAAGACGCCCAAAGAACAACTGAGCGCTGATGAGTTAGAAAACGTTAACATCGCCAAGGCGGCAGCGAAGGCGCTGTGGTCAGTCTCACGGAGTCGGAAGAACATACAAGTGATGATGAACAGCGGCTCTGTACCACTTTTAGCAAAACTACTCAGGTAGTACTGTAATTGGTAATTGTCGCTTAATAATCTTTGACTCAGGTCGGTCCACATGGACGTTATCGTTCCTACTGTTGGTACAATTTCGCAATGTGCCAACGATCCGTCGTACCAACTGGCCATACAGACGGAAGGGATGGTCAAGGATATCGTTCAGCACTTATCTGCTGAGGTACAGATCTAGTAGTGAAATAATtcttttgaacaatttttccaGGATCCGTCTTTGAGGAGACACTGTGCCGAAACAATATTTAAGTGTGCCGAAGATGCAACCACTCGAAACTTGGTGAGGCAAGCCGGCGGACTAGATCCTTTGGTTAATATGGCCAAAGACCCGGCAACCAAAGAAGACAAATTGTTGCTGGCTGCCGTTACCGGTGCCATTTGGAAAACCGCGATCAGTGCTGACAATGTCGAGAGATACGATCAACTGAAGACAGTCGAGGTAAGaaggaaattaaattatttaaaatgtcttcaaattattaacttttttaaatttattattatttaactgGGATCGAATTCGGGAACACGTGTATGTATTTTCttgtttgtaaatatttttcaaaaagcaTTTGTTAGGtattttctttgttgtttattgttgtaaaatcaaattttactattattttatttttttatccacTAGACTACTATCGGCTGCTACTGCTAGGTATagtccttttttttattatagtccgatgagcttagtccgaatcaagaagtcgacgtgacctgcgtctgctttcgacatttgacagcagtgcatggtgcTACC encodes:
- the gudu gene encoding armadillo repeat-containing protein gudu, which codes for MSEDSISIDEGQAVKGPKEFIVEELSDSEDSSVAETSSEDEQRERPKPEIPPEYWHIQKLVKYMKSGNQTATVISLCCLKDHDLTTEINQMAIQDIGGLEVLINLLETKDLKCKLGSLSVLSELSLNEQIRRCITDLGGVSLLVQNLTDPARDLQILVAETIYNVAQIRKARKHVRKFNGIPKLVDLLDVNENCLKTPKEQLSADELENVNIAKAAAKALWSVSRSRKNIQVMMNSGSVPLLAKLLRSVHMDVIVPTVGTISQCANDPSYQLAIQTEGMVKDIVQHLSAEDPSLRRHCAETIFKCAEDATTRNLVRQAGGLDPLVNMAKDPATKEDKLLLAAVTGAIWKTAISADNVERYDQLKTVEVLVKLLENADEDEMVLKNVVGALCECLKFKHNRDVLRRVDGIPYLVNLLNYTFPPLLENVPMVLRECAEDESSMRIIENLDGVRLIWSLLKNDSPKVQANAAWSLVPCIRNAIDSGEMVRCFVGGLELIVNLLKSNDSHVLACVCAAIAEIAKDIENLAVITDHGVVPMLVNLVHTQNVELREHLASAIAYCCAWGSNCKTFGRLGAITPLVAYMADSNAKVHRTTALALFHLSKNAFNCITMHESGVVPFLLKAIATTDWDLQEAAAGCLANIRKLALEAETCHLIRAQDESSEEDD